In Anaerobranca californiensis DSM 14826, one genomic interval encodes:
- the tsaE gene encoding tRNA (adenosine(37)-N6)-threonylcarbamoyltransferase complex ATPase subunit type 1 TsaE: MEFQTNSKIETVKLGNKIGALLKSGDILILEGDLGAGKTTFTQGLAKGLGIDDYVKSPTFTYVMEYRGIIPLYHFDLYRLRDPEELYDLGFEDFIDQGGVLVMEWGSLVEDMLSNDGYEYIKISLLKTGENTRTVKIWDTPKGQSLYKELSR; the protein is encoded by the coding sequence GTGGAATTTCAAACTAACAGCAAAATAGAAACGGTAAAACTAGGAAATAAAATAGGAGCTTTATTAAAAAGTGGAGATATTTTAATATTAGAAGGTGATTTAGGGGCAGGGAAAACAACATTTACCCAAGGATTAGCCAAAGGGTTAGGAATAGATGATTATGTAAAAAGTCCTACCTTTACTTATGTAATGGAATACAGAGGAATAATCCCCCTTTATCATTTTGATTTATATCGCCTAAGGGATCCCGAAGAACTCTATGATTTAGGTTTTGAAGATTTCATTGATCAAGGAGGAGTTTTGGTGATGGAATGGGGTTCTTTGGTAGAAGATATGTTATCAAATGATGGATATGAGTACATAAAAATCTCCCTATTAAAGACGGGAGAAAATACTAGAACAGTTAAAATATGGGATACACCCAAAGGGCAAAGTTTGTACAAGGAGCTGAGTAGATAA